A segment of the Arachis hypogaea cultivar Tifrunner chromosome 5, arahy.Tifrunner.gnm2.J5K5, whole genome shotgun sequence genome:
ttctgattttattttttaattttgaattttttgttctaTTTGATTTAGGGTAATTcttgtttagggttgattctgaaTTTCTTGTTTATTCAATGTTAatgcaagaaaagaaaaggtgaaAGAGGAAGAATTTGTGGAATTAGTGCACCACATGAAAATTTTTGGAATCAGTTTGattgtatttttaatttagtttggtTCTATTTCTGATTCAGTCTCTTGCccttttttttgcttcttgatttttTTGAGTGAGGTTGATTATTGTTCCATGTTCTGCTTCTGTTATTTTTACAAAATTGTTGATGATCTTAATTTGTTATGTTTCTACTACTTTGTTAATGATTTGTTGTGTTTCTACTACTTTGTTCATCCATCAGTTGTTTTTTATGTTTAGTTGCAGATAAGATATTAACTACAGATCAAGATCTTTCTTCTTTTCAGTTTTGAAGTTCCCTCACTAGATTTTATATATATTGAAGAAACATAGCTTGCTTTCTccgttttatttcttttatttttttccatcTCTAGAGGTGTTCAGTAAAATTCTTTTCAATGTGTAAAGAAAAGTTATGTTCTTATTTACAGTATGATCATGTGAATAACATAGAGTTTGATACTTTGATTCCAACTTTCTTTTTTGTATTCTCCTGATTATTTCAATTTGCGTCATAAGTTAAGCTTTCTGTATTATACATGATGAGTAATCTGTCTTAGAAACCATCTACATGAGCATGTTCCTTGGAGGTGAATCCTTGGAGTTTGAAATCGTTGGATACAATAGCACAATGTGACTGGTTATACAGCAATGTCACTCTCTTTGACATTTAATTTAACAAAGCTTTCATATGAATGCTAATAAAACCCCTAGTCACAAAATATAGTCAAATTTAGTTACATAAGTTTTATAATATGCTGCCTTAAGAACTGATTTGATTGTCAAGTGTAAAAGTGCAAAACCAAAACCTGAATTCATTACTTTTAATTATTGGAAACTAAATTGTCAACCCTTGCAATGTATTAAAAAATGATAACTAATGTtcataaaaaaactgaaaaaaccgaaccaaaccaaaccgattttaattggtttggtttggtttgattcGGATGGTCTCAataaaaaatcgaaccaaaccgaactgcagtttaattaaacgattagatcggatgacttttctctcaaaaaccgaaccaaaccgcacaaGACGAGGACAAGAATATTTTTCCTATCGCTTTTGCCTTCATGGGGGGAGGAGGGAAGACTGCTGATGCGTGGcactttttttcaataatttacaAAGACATGTTGTTAGAAGAGACAGTGTGGGTATAATCTCAGACCAACATGAGTCAATTTGGACAGCAGTAAATCATTTCGGAGGTGATTGACAACCTCCAAGAATATGGTGGATGTTTTGTATTAGGAACAATGGTAGCAACTTCTTAAGGGCATTCAAAGTTCTACACTTGCAAAAACTTGTTGTCTACATCAACTATAAGAGGTTGCAAGAGCGAGACAAGGCATATGCCTAGTGGTGCGATGCCATTGGACTTAGAAAGGATATTGGCATTTAACGAGGGAGATCGATAGGGACACATGACGACGAACCTTGTCGAGTGTGTTAATTCAGTGTTGAAGGGTGCTCGAAACCTCTCTGTGTTGGTGCTTGTCTAAGCGACATATTATCGATTAAACGAGCCATTTACGCAGAAGAGTGCCGAGGCTCACGATCGCAACCGTGTTGGATTTACTTTCTCTATATTTGCACAACAACGGATAAAAGCAAATATGCAATGTGCTAGAAGTATAGTTGTGCACCGGTTTGATAGACGAAACGaggtgtttaaggtgtgtgaaatGCCTAATGGAAAAGTGTTGGCAGTTGATCTTGCACGGCGGACGTGTGACTGTGGGCACTTTCTGGTGGAGCGACTACCATGTTGCCATGTTATCAAAAGGTCGTTTCAAATTGACCCGATATTTGAATGAAATGGATTCACGAGAAATGCGTGGTCCTCAGATATGCCGTCTCTGTGGTAGACATGGTCATATTCGAAGTCGATGTCCTCAGCGTGCTGGACCGAGTGACGTTGGTGATTATGGTGGTCCCTAGCTCTTTGTTGGTCGTTGTGTCGTATGTTTAGAATAATTTTATCAGTTATTGTTTTTGAGGTTCGTCGTGTTTGTATTTTTAGGTTAATTTTATCAGTTAATGTTTGTGTGTATCGTTGTGTTTGTAGTATTAAGTTAGATGTTAACTTCTGTGAGTTATTATAGTTGACAGTTTCTGAGATGATAATTTCAAATTTGATACAATAGCCTTACAAAaggttaattaaaaattacattaaCTTAATTCTGTGACCGTAACTTAAAGTTCGATAAGCTAAACTTACaaatgattaattaaaaattacattaaCTTAATTACTAAACCTATGCTTATTTCTTTCCAAGCATCCAATTAAATCCCTTGCCTATCATGCTCTGATCGAACCGCGACGGAGTAAACCTATCAGGTGAATTCCTTTCCGTTCGTAAGTTATATGAATAATCCCGAACTGAATCACTGATATCCGAGGTGGCCGACCCACCTACCTTTGCCGGAGCAGATGCACTGAGATTGTACTCCTCAACAACCTCATGCTCATTCATGTTCAACTCAAAAGTGCTTGGCCCAATAGGTGGTAGATTGAAACGAGCAGTATCGAATACCATATGCGGAGCGATGAAACCACTCTGTCGGGAATCACACGACGCCTACCTGGAAGTGCGACCAGAAGCAGAGCCCTATCGACCAGACTCTGGTGGTGAAGGGATAGTGCTTAAATCTAGAAAACAGCCCACACCAATATCAACCCATTACTATATATGATCATCTCCATCCCCATTAACAAGAATCTGTGATGGGATCGATGAAAAGTCAACTCATTGTTGTCCGGGCTAAATGTACCGTGTGGGATGAATCTGTTGGATGGACTCTGACGGCTGTGTTGACTGTGCCCATTGAGCTGACTATTGTGGCTGTAACGGCTGGGCTCAGCGTGGTCGCTGGATTGGTCGTGGTGGCTATGCTGGTGGATGAGGTGGATGTTGAGGAACTTGCTCGCAATCTTAGTAGATGTCCAAACAAACCTATGTACCAACACGGTACTCAGCTGATGGGTCTAAATTCTCAAGTCGGAAGGGGGTGCAGATCTCGCAACCAAGTGTTACGATGGTTGCCCCATTCCTCTATCCATCCCACATGTAAAACTCTCCAGTCATGAAGCTGCACTCCGCAAAGAGTGATGCAATGCTCTTCCGGTAGAATGACTTTTGCTAGCTCCGGGGTGGGTTGTGCATGCCCGAACTGACGCATCACTCAGTTCACAGGGCACCATTTTCGACACACTCAAATGATAATAACAGAACAATGATGTCACACCTCAAGGTGTCCATGTAGCTTGTTGGGTATGATTAATCCTTCGTACAGCCACTAGACAAACTGCAACATATTATTAGAAAATTAGAAACCTAATATTAATGTTGGATATTAACACACACAAAGCAAAAATATTAACCCCGTCCATGTAGTCTATTTCCTGCCTAAATATTGCTGTGATCTTCGATAATCAAGCTGTGGATCGTGCGGAATGTCTCCACCGGTAACACATAacattgaaaaaatttaaaaatgtttcGTCGATCAAGTTTGTATCGTCAATAGAATACACAACTAAAATACGAACTGTTACCTCCGAGCAACTGATACGTCATCCGCCGGAAGGTACTATGTCGGAACGGGCGCAATACACGACATTCACTCCCATGCCCAAACTAACAAAAGATTAAGAGGGCTATCCGTCTCCTTAGCATCATACCGTGATGCATGACACAGTGTCTTGTAAAGATGCGTGAGACATGCTGCCCCTAACTGTAGGTGTGGATCCTCTGAAAATCGTGGAGCAATGATAGATACTTCGCATGGGCATGTGCTATTGACTTATCTGCAAATAGGGTTGAACCCAGCAAATAGAAAATCTGGCATCTGACAGATCTCTGAATAGAGTCCAAAGTGTCCAACGGCTCTACGTCTCTAATACGGTAAACCCATGCCAATTTTATATAAGATTTGGAGGAACTACTGACAACGGGTTCGCTGCCAAAAATTACGATGCTTTGGCTCTCCAAGAAGTCATGATTGCTATCTATCCAACTGCTCATAACTTTTCCATCAATGTAACGGTAACCTCACCCACTGGCAATACGTAGGTATAAGTCTCCGGTCTCCACCTTTCTACAAAAGCAGATAGTAAAGAGTAAAATCCTTCGATCACCCCAATTTTCGAAACGTGATAGAATCCCATTGCTTGTAAGACGTCTTCTACCATCAGATTCCATGTCTCCAGCGAATCAAGTTTATGAACCATAAGATTCCTGTTAGGCTggtacaacaaaaatatatttatttgttaattatacATTTTAGTTTAAATGAATAAAGATTataacaaataattatttattaactatactactatacgtacataaataaaaaaataaaataaaagatactaTATTATACtctttatttactaatttaaataatctaaatatggtcataaataaaaaataaaataaaatataataatattattatccttGCTTGATAGTTATCATAACAAATAACCGAACAAAATTCTTTTTGATAttcatattattaaaaaatattcattaattCTTCAAGTTaactaaatataaattaaaataaaaatatattgtgacaacagaaaattaaaatacaagaacaagaatttgaaaaataataatatttatcaaATCTATAGAAAAATAATCACAGTAtaacaaaatattcaaaaaatttatacgaccatatttatattatttctttgtttattaattacaaatataaaataaaataataacatactgaaaaaataaaaatattatccacaaatagtttaatatttatattatttattaaatttaatgattacaaatttaaatagcataataatattaaatacaaataaagataataatattaaaataatatgttATATCATGATACTATtaacacacaaaaaaattaatattaactaaaattaaaaaaataaattacaaaaaaattatcaatttatataaattagataatccaaataattgataatatattttttaagtacgGTATAATTATCTACCATTTTTTATTAAtacaaattgatattttttatgtataatcaTTTTTAAATACATTACTAACACACTACTAACTCTTTTCTTCTTCACTTTAGACTTCTCTCTCAAACTCACTCTCTTCAAGTTGAATGCATCAAATGGGGGAGAGTTGGGCTCTATTTAAAGAGCTTCAGCCTGCATTACTAGTTTTCAGAGAAAGGAGCGGTCTTCTACATGCAGACCACTTCTATCACGCCTTTTTTGTGTTAAAAGAACACCTATAACTTCTCAAAAACGTATGTAAATTCCTGCAAAAACTGATTGTAGTCCTGACGCAACATGCAGCTACTATGCTGCGGGATGCTGTCACGATGCTGCTAACGGTGTTTCACCACGCCTCCTATGTGTGTTGAGAGCTGCACCCACAAACCAGCAAAATATTCTAATATCAATATTAGGCAAAAACACAATATTACTctttatatgaaaaataaattcagaaaaatgaatccaaaatttaatcataattttattttttcaattatttacaaaattttattttttctccccATCTAAAtgtacaaaaattttttttctttgcaatttttttcTAAATCCAATGAGGCAAAATTTAAATACTCAAATTCCTTCTCAATTTTAAGTCGCAtcctatttataaattttatttttttctcaaataacaGAAGTTTATGAtcactttcatttttattttttaccctATTTAATCCAACAGTTGAAAAATATAAGTATATcatttaatctattttttaatGTGTAATGTGTTTTTTTTAATGTTATGCTTAATTAagtaacattttaaaatttatttttattagtgtgtcttttaaatataatatataattattaattttgtaattttatattttatatttttattttaattaaatttttataatttaattaaaataaattgaaataattaaaaaaattaaaaattaaattaaaatgaaatcaaGCATTAGAGACTTAGAGCACAACTGACAAATCTCAAATTgagttttaaatcaaattttataatatatggcCTCTAAATACTTATGTAGTATtttatgagatccaaaataaactaaactaaaatcAAGCATCGAAAATACTCTAAAGGatcaatatttttagtaaaaaagagAGTTGCTTAATATTATTGAtttaatataagataaaatatatataaaaaaaatactagtgacttaaaatttaatttttcatttttcaatgACTATGAAAAATATTGGCTTGATTTTCATGCATCATTAAAATCAATCTATACTgttacatcaataaaaataatcaattatcaaatttattatttaaaaattatttaaatacataaatttaatgaaataatcatataaagatattgtaaatgaattaaaattaagaaaaatgataatattatttttttctataaatttttaCAAATATATAATGTAAAATAATTATGTGAAAAgtgatattataaaaaatgagagtgaaaatattatttttctaaggttAATTCATAAATTCATcacatttttttaacaaattaactTATCGATAGCAATATCTcaaattagtttttcaaaaataatttgttgaataatttaatttttaacaaattttaattattaaattaatcctTAACCTTTTATTTTGTTAGATAAGTTAATCCttatattaaaattgaataagttagacaaattaatttatattaaagatataagagtatataaattttttttatatcaatctctttatataaatatatactataatataaaaaaattaacttatctaacaaaaagaaaatttaaaactaatttaataattaaaatttattgacaACTAATTCAAACATATTACTCTATCTGAAAATAAATAACAAAGTTGTAGGATGAACTTAATAGCACGCCAGCAACAAGCAGCATAGTGTAGACAAACAACCCCAACCATTAAGGTACATGGAACTTTGAAACAACGTTAAGTGGTTACATTGGTCCAAGaaggaggagaggaagaagaagagggggTAGATTAGTAGGTAGGTACCACATGTTTAtgtgttgtttgtttgtttgttccaATTTCTGAACTCTTTTACTATTTGGCTACCTTCTTCTCTAATTCACCAACCAACTACCCATCATTTTCTTTCCCATTTATTTTTCGCTCTCTTTTTTTCcgctctctctctatatatatacacCCATCACGCCCCTCTCATCATTCCTTCACCTCTCGGTTAGATCTAACTATCCACACCCCCCTTTGTTGTTTCATCTCTCTGTTTTGGTAAATCCTAGATCTTCAATCTCCCCCTCTTTTTGTTTCTGTTTAATCTTAAAGCTTCGATTTTGATCCACTTTTTGAGGTCCCATTGAGCTCATTTCGAATGGGTTTGCATGGCTTTAATGAGATTTTGTTTTGTGGATTGGTAGCGCTTTTGGCAATTCAGATCTGTTTATAATGGATAATTCATAATTGGGTTGTTTTCCTGTTTTGGAATTTTTTGTGCTTTCGGTTTATTGAAATAGGTTGAGATAGAAATGGCGCGCAAGAAGATCAGAGAGTATGACTCCAAGAGATTGTTGAAGGAGCACTTTAAGAGACTCTCTGGCCGAGACTTGCAGATCAAGTCTGCACAAGTGAGTACTTTTATCTTTTGTGTGCAGAATCATGAAGTTTTAGTTACAATGTGGATATGATGCATGGTTTTGTTTTAACTATATAGCTGAACCTACATCAATTCAAATTGGTTTAGTGGCAAAACAACATACTCTTAATTTGATTGTAATAGGAAATGTTTCAGTTGTGATTGAAGCTAGTTAATATGCTATGTTATGTGCATATAACGGGAAAAAGAAAATCATTTTTTCAGTGATAGTTACAATCATAAATGTGATTGGGTGTGGTGTGCATATCAAGGTTGGTTGAGTAATGATTTTGTTGTGGTTTGTGCCTCAGGTTACATCATCCACTGATTTCGCTGAGCTTCAAGAGAAGGAACCTTGGCTTTCATCTTCAAAATTGGTTGTGAAGCCTGATATGTTGTTCGGGAAGCGTGGCAAGAGTGGCTTGGTTGCCTTGAATTTGGATTTGGCACAAGTTGCTTCATTTGTGAAAGAGCGACTTGGAACCGAGGTGCTTTGCCCCTCTACCCGCGAAACCTTTCATTTCTCTGTTGTCCTCAGTATTTTGGTTCCACTCTAGTGTTTGATGCTTTTGGACTTTCGGTCATGTCTTTCTCTTAAATATAGGTTGAGATGAGTGGTTGCAAAGGACCCATAACAACTTTCATTGTTGAACCTTTCGTCCCCCACAAAGAAGAGTTTTACCTTAACATTGTATCCGAGAGGCTTGGGAACAGCATAAGCTTTTCAGAATGTGGAGGAATTGAAATCGAAGAAAACTGGGATAAGGTAGCGCAATGCATATCCTTCACATTACAAATTAGACACTCGATATATTTTCTGTGAAAAAAATCTTTCCTTATAATCCATAACCTACACTTACaaagtgtttttttttatatatatttcagGTTAAGACTGTATTTGTTCCAACTGGAGCGTCTTTCACATCTGAAACTATAGCCCCACTTGTTGCAACCCTTCCCTTGGAGGTAATTAaacactttattttattttatttttatatgaacaTAATGTCTTGATTCGAGATGTAATTCTATTGAAATATGTGATTTAATACTCTTATGTAATTCTTTCCTTACAGATCAAGGGAGAAATTGAGGAATTTCTCAAGGTGGTTTTCAATATATTTCAAGGTATAGAATATATATACCACTGGATGGGATTGCATGATCAACTTTATTAACGtttacatttaaatttaaattttctaaccTTCCATTATTTGATTCACTtactttacttttcttttgtgttAGACCTGGATTTCACTTTCTTAGAGATGAACCCATTCACATTGGTTGATGGAAAGCCTTATCCTTTGGATATGAGAGGCGAACTAGACGACACTGCTGCTTTCAAGAACTTCAAGAAGTGGGTTCCTCCCCTTTAACGAATGCCAACTATTATGATCTAGGATAGGATCCTATATTTCTAGTTTGAGGCAAGGAGTTGATGGATAACATACCTCATCATATTTGTTGCAGATGGGGAGACATTGAATTCCCATTGCCATTTGGAAGGGTTATGAGTGCCACTGAAGCTTTCATTCATGGATTAGATGAAAAGGTGATTAAAAGTGCTGCCCTTGTAGGTCCTTAATTAGTATGTAATGTTATCTCTTGGCTTGTATTTTATCCATGTCTATCAAATTCCCGATACTAATCTCTCAGCAGTCATCAATAGTTTAATGATGATGGGAATAACACTATTGCTTCTAGTTATGATGATAACAGTTAATTTTTTCATGTATTTAACATTGGCAGACAAGTGCATCTTTGAAATTCACAGTGCTGAACCCAAAGGGCCGAATTTGGACAATGGTAGCTGGTGGAGGTGCTAGTG
Coding sequences within it:
- the LOC112801138 gene encoding ATP-citrate synthase alpha chain protein 1, producing MARKKIREYDSKRLLKEHFKRLSGRDLQIKSAQVTSSTDFAELQEKEPWLSSSKLVVKPDMLFGKRGKSGLVALNLDLAQVASFVKERLGTEVEMSGCKGPITTFIVEPFVPHKEEFYLNIVSERLGNSISFSECGGIEIEENWDKVKTVFVPTGASFTSETIAPLVATLPLEIKGEIEEFLKVVFNIFQDLDFTFLEMNPFTLVDGKPYPLDMRGELDDTAAFKNFKKWGDIEFPLPFGRVMSATEAFIHGLDEKTSASLKFTVLNPKGRIWTMVAGGGASVIYADTVGDLGFASELGNYAEYSGAPKEDEVLQYARVVIDAATADPDGQKRALVIGGGIANFTDVAATFSGIIRALKEKEAKLKAARMQIYVRRGGPNYQKGLEKMRALGEELGIPIEVYGPEATMTGICKQAIEYITAAA